Proteins from one Rosa chinensis cultivar Old Blush chromosome 7, RchiOBHm-V2, whole genome shotgun sequence genomic window:
- the LOC112179142 gene encoding uncharacterized protein LOC112179142 isoform X1: MQQQTTLIMTTNLEKEDLEVFTGVSFGMDHKNTPQRLMDQMDRARARDRQWRQPMSSSQRQAYLARRRAIAQGKRPMVETSSSNITKQAPGKVRNRCPQQNKKFQRDEGFRRRVSVFSSGWRMGQSVKMNTTYLSELILKEWKKKKHAHWQYKNARTDLMTHDIYQIKRTWRKVLRIRRRKHREQNSFLAKFYIKRFEELKHNIKNSSNNWSMGVAIRKLSNFMFGQRLMTNGWLIWS; the protein is encoded by the exons ATGCAGCAACAAACAACTTTAATTATGACTACAAACTTGGAGAAGGAGGATTTGGAAGTCTTTACTGGGGTCAGCTTTGGGATGGATCACAA aaATACACCCCAACGACTCATGGACCAAATGGACCGTGCACGTGCCCGAGATCGACAATGGCGACAGCCAATGAGTTCTTCACAACGACAAGCATATTTGGCACGACGACGTGCAATAGCTCAAGGAAAGCGACCAATGGTGGAAACTAGCTCAAGCAACATAACAAAACAAGCTCCAG gaaaggTACGAAATAGGTGCCctcaacaaaataaaaagtttcAAAGAGACGAGGGCTTTAGGAGACGTGTTTCCGTATTCTCATCTGGTTGGCGGATGGGACAATCAGTAAAAATGAACACAACTTATCTTAGTGAGCTAATTTTGAAAgagtggaagaaaaagaagcatgCACA TTGGCAATACAAAAACGCACGTACAGATTTGATGACACACGACATTTATCAAATTAAACGAACTTGGAGAAAGGTTTTACGCATTAG GAGGCGAAAGCATCGTGAACAGAACAGCTTTTTAGCTAAG TTCTACATCAAGCGTTTTGAGGAGTTGAAGCATAATATAAAG AACTCTTCCAATAATTGGAGCATGGGTGTTGCAATAAGGAAATTATCTAATTTCATG TTTGGGCAACGACTGATGACAAATGGATGGCTGATATGGAGTTGA
- the LOC112179141 gene encoding ribosome biogenesis protein BOP1 homolog, producing the protein MSGGEGSDLEDYPSIRDRDSEDEESGSSENEGELYTSRNDGLAIDHGNEEESDSSGLHEAVEESDSSEDEVAPRNTIGAVPLEWYRDEKHIGYDLTGKKIKKKEREDKLQSFLASADDSKNWRKFLDEYNDEEVEVTKEDMKTINRLLEGKAPHGDFDPYAPYVDWFKWDDSKHPLSNAPEPKRRFIPSKSESKLVKRLVLAIRKGLIKPTKDEEEEEESVYPLWGDDSNSTEKDGSHLSYIPAPKPKLPGYEESFNPPPEFIPTQEEIDAYQLMYEEDRPKFIPKRFTSMRSIPAYENAIKECFERCLDLYLCPRVRKKRINIDPESLKPKLPSRKDLKPYPVKCYLEYRGHKDTVTSVSTEASGQWIASGSSDGTVRIWEVETGRCLKLWEIGEAVTYVAWNPNPEYSVLAVSVGQDVLILNTGFGNEEVQKKTKELLSAERPTTPDDTATFVSWIQDETHEGTRLRHFKTVSSVEWHRRGDYFSTVVPAGQSKSIFMHRLSQKSTQTFSIKLGGLAVTSVFHPVRSHIFISTKKTIRQYDLVKGKQIRKLDTGLKEISSIAAHPSGDHVIVGSREGKFCWFDMDLSTKKPYLIRQWHKKDINNVSIHRLYPLFATCSDDCAVQVSHGMVYSDLNQNPLIVPLEILRGHASSDGRGVMDCKFHPRQPWLFTAGADSVIRLYCD; encoded by the exons ATGTCTGGTGGTGAAGGATCTGACTTAGAGGATTATCCATCAATCAGAGACAGAGACTCGGAAGATGAAGAGAGTGGTTCCTCTGAAAATGAG GGTGAGCTCTACACCAGCAGAAATGATGGTTTGGCCATTGATCATGGTAATGAGGAGGAAAGTGATAGTTCTGGACTTCATGAAGCAGTCGAGGAAAGTGATTCATCTGAAGATGAG GTTGCTCCCCGAAATACAATTGGTGCTGTTCCCTTGGAGTGGTATCGGGATGAGAAACATATTGGTTATGATCTTACAGGGAAGAAGAttaaaaagaaggaaagagaagATAAATTACAATCCTTTCTTGCTAGTGCTGATGATTCCAAAAATTG GCGCAAATTTTTGGATGAATACAATGACGAGGAAGTAGAAGTGACAAAAGAAGATATGAAAACTATAAATAGATTGCTTGAAGGAAAGGCGCCACACGGTGACTTTGATCCATATGCG CCTTATGTTGATTGGTTTAAATGGGATGACTCAAAGCATCCACTGTCAAATGCCCCTGAACCCAAGAGACGATTCATTCCTTCAAAATCTGAAAGTAAACTG GTGAAGAGGTTAGTATTAGCAATTCGGAAGGGTTTAATTAAGCCTACAaaggatgaagaagaggaagaagaaagtgtTTATCCCTTGTGGGGAGACGACTCTAATTCAACGGAAAAGGATGGTAGCCATTTATCTTACATTCCAGCGCCAAAGCCAAAATTGCCAG GGTATGAGGAGTCCTTCAATCCTCCTCCGGAATTCATCCCAACACAAGAAGAGATTGATGCTTATCAGTTAATGTATGAGGAAGACCGCCCTAAGTTTATACCGAAAAG GTTTACATCTATGAGAAGCATCCCTGCATATGAGAATGCTATTAAGGAGTGCTTCGAAAGATGTTTGGATCTATACTTGTGCCCCAGAGTTCGGAAGAAACGT ATCAATATTGATCCTGAATCTCTGAAGCCCAAGCTACCAAGCCGAAAGGATCTCAAGCCTTATCCTGTGAAATGTTATCTAGAGTATAGAGGTCACAAAGACACAGTTACATCAGTTTCCACAGAAGCTTCAGGGCAGTGGATTGCATCAG GTTCATCGGATGGAACTGTGCGTATTTGGGAGGTTGAAACTGGTAGATGTCTCAAACTCTGGGAGATTGGAGAAGCTGTCACATATGTAGCTTGGAATCCCAATCCTGAGTATTCCGTATTGGCTGTCTCTGT GGGACAAGATGTACTTATTCTCAACACTGGTTTTGGGAATGAAGAAGTACAGAAAAAAACTAAAGAACTTCTTTCGGCTGAAAGACCTACCACACCAGATGACACGG CTACCTTCGTGAGCTGGATTCAAGATGAAACACATGAGGGCACCAGGTTAAGACATTTTAAG ACTGTGTCTTCAGTGGAATGGCATCGTAGAGGAGACTACTTTTCAACGGTGGTGCCAGCAG GCCAATCGAAATCAATTTTTATGCATAGGCTCTCTCAGAAGTCTACCCAGACATTTTCAATCAAGTTGGGTGGGCTTGCAGTTACTTCAGTTTTCCATCCTGTTCGCTCCCACATCTTCATTTCTACAAAGAAAACTATTCGCCAATATGATTTGGTGAAGGGAAAGCAAATCAGAAAGCTTGATACAGGACTAAAAGAAATCTCCTCCATTGCAGCTCATCCTTCTg GTGATCATGTAATTGTGGGGAGCAGAGAAGGAAAATTTTGTTGGTTTGATATGGACCTTTCAACCAAAAAACCTTACCTTATTCGCCA GTGGCATAAGAAGGACATCAACAATGTGTCTATCCATCGTTTATATCCGTTGTTTGCAACATGCTCTGATGATTGCGCTGTACAAGTTTCTCATGGCATGGTTTATTCAGATCTTAACCAGAACCCTCTTATAGTTCCACTGGAAATACTCCGAGGTCATGCAAGCTCAGATGGGAGAGGTGTAATGGATTGCAAATTCCACCCAAGGCAGCCCTGGTTGTTCACGGCCGGTGCTGACTCGGTGATCAGACTTTACTGCGATTGA
- the LOC112179142 gene encoding uncharacterized protein LOC112179142 isoform X4, with protein MAHDLNTNEDSDDVMTVDWSTYGYINTHPSLKSRKQTQKEEQSKIKQEEKIIITLAENFADSLQVHTDDNTGIDAGSRSLLQNKGKKQPTWRIFSLKELHAATNNFNYDYKLGEGGFGSLYWGQLWDGSQKYTPTTHGPNGPCTCPRSTMATANEFFTTTSIFGTTTCNSSRKATNGGN; from the exons ATGGCGCACGATCTCAACACAAACGAAGATTCAGACGACGTGATGACAGTTGATTGGAGTACATATGGCTACATCAATACTCACCCCTCACTCAAAAGTCGAAAACAAACACAGAAAGAAGAGCAGAGCAAAATCAAACAAGAGGAGAAAATTATTATCACGTTGGCTGAAAATTTTGCGGATTCACTTCAG GTACACACCGACGACAATACTGGCATTGATGCAGGAAGTCGCTCACTTCTTCAGAACAAAG GAAAGAAGCAGCCAACATGGAGGATCTTTTCCTTGAAGGAACTGCATGCAGCAACAAACAACTTTAATTATGACTACAAACTTGGAGAAGGAGGATTTGGAAGTCTTTACTGGGGTCAGCTTTGGGATGGATCACAA aaATACACCCCAACGACTCATGGACCAAATGGACCGTGCACGTGCCCGAGATCGACAATGGCGACAGCCAATGAGTTCTTCACAACGACAAGCATATTTGGCACGACGACGTGCAATAGCTCAAGGAAAGCGACCAATGGTGGAAACTAG
- the LOC112179142 gene encoding uncharacterized protein LOC112179142 isoform X3 → MQQQTTLIMTTNLEKEDLEVFTGVSFGMDHKNTPQRLMDQMDRARARDRQWRQPMSSSQRQAYLARRRAIAQGKRPMVETSSSNITKQAPGKVRNRCPQQNKKFQRDEGFRRRVSVFSSGWRMGQSVKMNTTYLSELILKEWKKKKHAQRRKHREQNSFLAKFYIKRFEELKHNIKNSSNNWSMGVAIRKLSNFMFGQRLMTNGWLIWS, encoded by the exons ATGCAGCAACAAACAACTTTAATTATGACTACAAACTTGGAGAAGGAGGATTTGGAAGTCTTTACTGGGGTCAGCTTTGGGATGGATCACAA aaATACACCCCAACGACTCATGGACCAAATGGACCGTGCACGTGCCCGAGATCGACAATGGCGACAGCCAATGAGTTCTTCACAACGACAAGCATATTTGGCACGACGACGTGCAATAGCTCAAGGAAAGCGACCAATGGTGGAAACTAGCTCAAGCAACATAACAAAACAAGCTCCAG gaaaggTACGAAATAGGTGCCctcaacaaaataaaaagtttcAAAGAGACGAGGGCTTTAGGAGACGTGTTTCCGTATTCTCATCTGGTTGGCGGATGGGACAATCAGTAAAAATGAACACAACTTATCTTAGTGAGCTAATTTTGAAAgagtggaagaaaaagaagcatgCACA GAGGCGAAAGCATCGTGAACAGAACAGCTTTTTAGCTAAG TTCTACATCAAGCGTTTTGAGGAGTTGAAGCATAATATAAAG AACTCTTCCAATAATTGGAGCATGGGTGTTGCAATAAGGAAATTATCTAATTTCATG TTTGGGCAACGACTGATGACAAATGGATGGCTGATATGGAGTTGA
- the LOC121050701 gene encoding secreted RxLR effector protein 161-like — translation MKDKPYASLVGSLMYVHVCTRPDIAYSVGILGRFQTNPGHAHWVVGKKVFRYLQKTKDYMLVYKKIDGQELVVFGFSDVDFVGKQKADLLVRLDGGQWLTCWLAATCLREIV, via the exons atgaaggataagccTTATGCCTCATTGGTAGGCAGCCTTATGTATGTGCATGTCTGCACTAGACCTGACATAGCCTACTCAGTTGGAATACTTGGAAGATTTCAAACTAATCCTGGACATGCACATTGGGTTGTTGGGAAAAAGGTCTTCAGATATTTGCAGAAAACCAAGGATTATATGCTAGTGTATAAGAAGATAGATGGTCAAGAACTTGTTGTGTTTGGTTTCTCTGATGTAGATTTTGTGGGAAAGCAGAAG GCAGACCTGCTTGTGCGTTTGGATGGAGGTCAGTGGCTGACTTGCTGGCTTGCTGCTACATGCCTACGTGAGATTGTTTGA
- the LOC112179142 gene encoding uncharacterized protein LOC112179142 isoform X2, whose product MKKRNTPQRLMDQMDRARARDRQWRQPMSSSQRQAYLARRRAIAQGKRPMVETSSSNITKQAPGKVRNRCPQQNKKFQRDEGFRRRVSVFSSGWRMGQSVKMNTTYLSELILKEWKKKKHAHWQYKNARTDLMTHDIYQIKRTWRKVLRIRRRKHREQNSFLAKFYIKRFEELKHNIKNSSNNWSMGVAIRKLSNFMFGQRLMTNGWLIWS is encoded by the exons ATGAAGAAAAG aaATACACCCCAACGACTCATGGACCAAATGGACCGTGCACGTGCCCGAGATCGACAATGGCGACAGCCAATGAGTTCTTCACAACGACAAGCATATTTGGCACGACGACGTGCAATAGCTCAAGGAAAGCGACCAATGGTGGAAACTAGCTCAAGCAACATAACAAAACAAGCTCCAG gaaaggTACGAAATAGGTGCCctcaacaaaataaaaagtttcAAAGAGACGAGGGCTTTAGGAGACGTGTTTCCGTATTCTCATCTGGTTGGCGGATGGGACAATCAGTAAAAATGAACACAACTTATCTTAGTGAGCTAATTTTGAAAgagtggaagaaaaagaagcatgCACA TTGGCAATACAAAAACGCACGTACAGATTTGATGACACACGACATTTATCAAATTAAACGAACTTGGAGAAAGGTTTTACGCATTAG GAGGCGAAAGCATCGTGAACAGAACAGCTTTTTAGCTAAG TTCTACATCAAGCGTTTTGAGGAGTTGAAGCATAATATAAAG AACTCTTCCAATAATTGGAGCATGGGTGTTGCAATAAGGAAATTATCTAATTTCATG TTTGGGCAACGACTGATGACAAATGGATGGCTGATATGGAGTTGA